TGTTGTgtgttggagatgatgaagcgTCCAACAACCGCAAGACTCCAAGTGGGAGATGGATTCTGCCTCGGCTCCGTTATGTCTCGGACGCTGCGCCTGCATAATATGATAACGCTGATGGTTCGATTGTGATTGGTTACCCTAAGCCACCCAAGTTCAGCTCAGCCCAGCCCATTCAGTTCTAGGCCTTGATACTGCATTTGCCACGTAAGAGCTTGAAAtcaggctgcactgattaTGCCTTGAATAAAAATTGCCTCATATGACTTGACATCAATTGAGCAAACAGCAAACACACCGGATTGAGCGGCAAACAACACGAGAAGCCGTTCTTATTCAAGTTAGTTCACACCATTAGTCCAGTCACGAAACCAAACGGCAGCCAACTACAATGCTTGATCCAGGCTCAATCATCGCCCTCACGCAAATCACATACGAAGGTGCTAAACGGGCTGTGGACCTGGTCCTCACAGCGATACACTTTCCGAAAGAGTGTGAGGAGTTGTTTGTGCAGCTGAAGCTTGAGCAGTTCCGCCTGCAGTGCTGGGGTCGAAGTGCGGGGTTGGAGCAAGGCAGACTTATCGAGGCTCTACACCCAATCTTTCCAGAGATACGAAACGCGCTTGACTGCATAAGTGCACTTTTCCAGGACTTGAATAAGCTACAGGCTAAGTTTGGCATCGTGTCTACGACTGTGGAGGATGTAGGTCAGAGGCAAAAGGAATTGGCGTACAAGTGGAACGAAGAACTTCACAAGCAAGGCCTGGCACTTTCCGGTAAACAGGGTGAAGATGGGGCGCCGTCCCTGATCTCGAAAGAACAGAAGGCTTTCTTCCCGGTTGGTACCTTCAAGGTCAACCTACCAGCTCGTCTCCGATGGGCATTAGGAAACAAGTCCAAGTTCCGCGACTGCGTGGCCGAGCTGGAAAGGTACACCAACAAACTGAACCAACTCTTACCAGAGCGCCAGAGTCTTCAGTACAGACAAGACTGGACAAGAATCAACATCATAATCGTCGGAAAGGCAGATGATGAGAACACAGTCTCTTTGCTCCGAAATGCCCTTGAGGGAAGTCCAACGATGGAATCATCACTCCGTGGCCTGGTGGATAGAAAGTcagttgctgctgctcctaCCTCCACGAACTTCCTACGAGGCAACCCTCAGCTAGACAAGAGTGCTTTCGCTATGCCTATAGGAGCTAAGGACAAGGAACGATTTATCACGACGAGAAAAGCGACTGGCGAACAAGTtctgtttgagaagaagtcatgGGATGATGAACGCTCCATGGCTAATCGCTCAAAGTTACAAATGCGCCTCAGCCGACTTGTCGCAATGCTACGCCCCGGGAGAAGTAACTACCTTCCAAAGGCAGTCGGCTTCGCAGAAGATGAAGTTGCCAAATGCTGGTGGATCGTATATGAGATGCCCCCATCCATAAAATCTGGCCCTAATTGTCGTGTTATGACGCTTCAAGAGCGGTTGGGACGTCAATCTCTCCACATGGCACCTCTTGAGGTCCGAACGAAactggccttggccttggccaCAGCTTACTCAGAACTGTTTAGTAGTGGCTGGGTTCACAAGGCTATTAGCAGTCATAGCATCGTGTACTTTGGTCCTTATACTGATCTGATAAGTCCTTCTGTCGTCGGTTTTGAGTTTTCTCGTCAGGATACTGAAGAGTCCAACGTCGATGCCGCCAAGACGCCAGCACAAGTCGAACGAAGCATTTATCGGCATCCTGATTACATCGGTAGTGAGGCAAAGAGATACATGACACAGTATGATATCTACTCCTTTGGACTTGTCTTGATAGAAATTGCGTTCTGGCAGCCGTTGAAAGATGTTTGTCCATATGCCAAAGGCGACACATTTGGCAAAGAGGAAGCGAAGTCTGTGCAGAAGTGGGCGACTCAAGTAGCAGAGACACAATTTCCGTTTAGAGTTGGGACGGCGTATGCGAATGTTGTGAGTTGGTGTTTGAAGAACGGTGCTAGACTTAGCAAGGACCAGGAGGACTGGCATCCAGCGTTGGCGTTCAATGATCATGTCGTTGTTCCACTTTCAGGAACCTAAGGTAGCCGAATTCAAGGTACATTCTATGATAAGAGTAATACTCCTCTGGCACGTCATAGCCATGTTTCAGCTGGCCTATTCACCAGCTCCGTAGTCCAATGATGAATGCCAACGTTCTGTCGCCCCTAGATTGGTAGCTACTCTACCTTGATTGTATCCTCAAGTTCCATTTGTATAATGATGTGCACAAGCCTTTTTGCACATTTTGTTTCCAATTGGCTGATCGCCATGGTATGCTGTACGCCCCGTAGTGGCTTGGACCCACCTTGGGTGCCTTACCGAAAGCCTTCTTGGGTCTTTATGCACAATCAGTAGAGTTACCGTAGAGTCACCGGGATATGATTATGCAGTAAGCTTAGGTGTTGGCCAGAAAACTCAACCAGCCTCATTCACCGCTACGGCGGCGCAGTTGCCGAGAGTCCTTATGCAAGCCCCGTGGGAGCCTCGCCGCATAACTGAAATTTGATAGCTTGAAATGTATTGTAATTGTCCTTGCTAGGCCACCTCGCAACACAATCTTGTAATTCCTTGTCTCATTTTGATTAGATCGAAAGTCCTTTCCGGGGTCTTTAAAGCCATATCTAACGCTCCTTTCTTAATCGTATACACTTCAATCTTGATTCTCGCTATTCTCCCAATTTAATTCAACTACTCATTACTGAAGAATACTTGTTCTTACTAAGCGGATGGAGTATTTCAACAAGATGGAGGTGAGTATTCCAATGATCTTGATTTTGCGTATTTGAATTTAACAGCGTGCAGAGAGAGCCGGCCACTGGTGATCATGGGCAAAGCTTTTGTGATACCTGCAAGAATATTCGGTTCCCGTTAGGACCGGACTTCCGAAAACATATCAACGGGTATTTAGAGCTCGCATCACGCGCCGCTCATTGCGTTCTATGCAATCTTGTGCGCAAAGGGCTGCGGAGAGAATTCCTCGCTACAACCGCTGCGGTAATGGATCAATACGATGCAGATCGGCTTGATAGAGCAATATCCAGCAGTGTGGTTTTCAACAATCCCTTCGTGTCAGGGATCCCAGGTTGGGTCGCTCTGAGAGGCCGGAAGGACTCGGTGACCGTCATCGACGTTTACGTATCACCAAGGGCTTGTTGTGTGTTGAAAGTGTCTCCCGATATTGGTAAGTTGCTACTGTTGGTTGGAAATCGAAGACAACCAAGATTAACGTATACTTAGATTCCGAGGCAATGAGCGTCTGTGCTCCATGTCGCTCGCcatatttaaaaaatatacCCAGTCTTGGTTCACCTAGGCTTGACCTCTCCTGTGGTCCTTCGGAGCTCTATTACGCCAAACTGCTTCTCTGGCAAGATGTGAATACCTGTGGTACGGCAGTAAACACCCTGCCCTCGCGCGTGATAGATTTGGGAGAGGGAGACAATACATGGCATGCTTTAACCCCGAAACCAATTCGGCTGCTTGAACCGAGCAGAGGAACTGTTGGCATTTACATGACTTTGAGCCATCGTTGGAGCTCAACAGACCACATCACGACTACTAGCAATAACATCAAAGAACATCGAAAAGTCATTCCATGGCAAAACCTTTCCCGCACCTTCCGAGAAGCTATTGCCATATGCCGAGAGATGGGTGTCCGATACTTGTGGATTGACTCGCTCTGCATTGTACAAAATGATGAGGCTGATTGGCAGCGTGAGTCAAGGCTTATGGGAGACGTCTACCGCAATTCTGTATGCACTATCGCATGCCATATTAGAGACAATGAGAACAACGGGTTTTTGCACAGGGTTTTCCGCAAAAACATGGTCATTCTCCGTGGAGAAAACGAACGGGTTTTTGGGCTCTCATTGCCTAGCCAGTTCTCCCGGGCTATAGTGCATGATAGTGCAATCAGCTGGCGAGGATGGGTTCTCCAAGAGCGTTTGCTTTCGAAGAGGATTCTTCATTTTCTTCCATCACAAATTTACTTTGAAACTGAGTTCAATCGTGTTATGTCTCTCGACACGAAGAGATATGAGTTTCTTGAAGGCACCCCGGGACTTGGGTCTAAGATCATAACGCGATCGTCCCCTTTGCAGGATATTGGAGAGTGGCGCCAAATTGTCGAATGGTATTCTCGCTGCGCTCTAACAAGACCAAAGGACAGGCTCCCAGCCTTGGCTGGCCTTGCATCGATTATACAGCGTCGGTTTTCGGATGATTATCTAGCTGGCCTATGGGGTTTTACTTTCATTGAGGATTTATGCTGGGTGGCAGCTGACGGAACCGAGACTAAGAAGCCTCCATCACCTCGTGCGCCAAGCTGGTCATGGGCATCATTAGATGGAGCTGTCATCTACATTGTTCCCGACAGGTATACAGCAGGTATGAATCCTGATTAATCTGGGCTTCACCTGGCTCAAGATTTGTCAAATTCGGCTCTCAGTGACCCGTCTCGAGGGCAACTTCGTCGTGTTTCGGACAAGAGAGATCAGGCGACACCTAGCTGGATCGAACAGCCGGCGCCTTTGAACTTTATGGGTATTCCACAAACACTACCCCAAATTGGAAAGCTTCGCCAAGAGTCACCTGTGCTAAAGGGGTCGTTAGGCTTCATGGGCACAGCACCTTTCTCCAAGATCCGTCGAACTTCCTACAGACCAGTCATACTAGCAGGACATACTGTAGGTATTGCAGTCCTCGACTTCGAGAATGGGGGTCGCGATGAGCGACAACCACTTTGGTACTTTGAGTTAAACAGCAATAAACTTGGTTATTGCGTGCTTATTGTTTCAAAGAGCTCTGGAGAGACAACTGTTTATAGAAGAGAAGGCCTGggttttctttattataCAACAAAGACAGAAGATGGCAGTATGTATGATTTGTCAGATAATTTGCATAATATTAAGGGTAAAGAACTAGAGgaagttatattaatttaggCTTTTACCTGAATGCTTTTAAAAAGAGATTTAGTTTATTTTTGATCGCTTCGactattattactatattaACATAAGTGGTACTATGATAAATTAAATACTCAATTTTATGTAACAGCCTTGAAGCTGTagtacttataatatttatatattaatctaTACCATTGTATTAAGAGATTCAACAACGTCTATTTCAAAGCCAAGGTAGTAGTGGATCTGATCTGTATTCCATGAGGCATGGACAATGCTAAGCAAGTTCATAAATGGCTTTCCTCTTTGCGATAGTGAGTGAAGCAGCTTCCTCGCCACTCTTATACGTTTCTCTTAAGGGCATATAAGCTATGATTATGCACCAATGGTCTTTCAAACGCACCTAAGGGGGTACCGTCCGACTTTGTCTCTATGCAATAAGGCCAACTCTAAGTTCTACATATATATGGTTAAGCTAGTACTAATGCGCAATTCGCCAGTCCTGAAATACCATCACGCTGATAGGCACTGACCCAACGCCTTTAATACAAGGTCCCTCAAAGCCTACTAAAGAGATTATTTACACGAGTCAGTCTGTCAAACTATTGGAGCCTGCTTTCCACAACTACAGGCAATGGAATAGGTAGCCTTCGCTTAAGTAGCCGCCTaatgaaaaagaaaaacagcCTCTTTAGGCCTTGGGGATAGCTTTAAATTGAAGAGCCATAACAAGAAGTGACCTCACAGCAAGAACATACATGACGCGAAGACGTAGCCCAAAAAGAAGAGCTGCACGTTAATTCGAAGCTCAGAAAGAAGAATTAGcccaaaaagaagaagacatggCTCCGCGAGATAAAGCGCCGCATCAAGACGTTGATCAGCAAAAAGAAGTGGCATGGCGACCGCCATGACAAAGCTTGGAACCCTCTTGTCTACCATAGTATCGCGGATTGCTGCCAACACAAGAGTCTTGGTAGAAGTGTTGGAAAGGAGACGACCATAGCGAGATGGCTGTTCGATCTCGGCAACTTGGCTCATAGTTTGATAGGAGGTCTTTTCGCCCGGATGTGAGTCCGTATGATTGAATAGTTCTAAATCAAGATCTGTCATTGGTTTCCAAGATGATCCTGCGGGTTGCTGATCAACCGATGGGCTCTGGATATTAAGTGCAGAGGGGGTCGCATAGTCTGATGTCAAATGAAAGGACTCTGAAATCGCTCTCCGAATGGTTTCGGGGCTAGGCATAGAGGGATTGTCGACATGAGAATGGGCATCTATGGTGCCAAAAGGTAATCCCGGGGATTTCTTTCCAATAAACGCCATTTTGCTATCCATCTCTTTGAGCTGTCGTGACGATGCTGAACCTTGGATCTCCTCTTGTGTATGAAGTCCATCGTAGTCTTGGAAAGTAATCTGAATAGGGGATCCAGGAAACGATGGTGGAGGCGAGTCACATAATGACTCTTCATACTCAAGAAATCGTCTCATGGTAAAGTCGGTCTCTGTCCCGTACCATTCAGAGCCTTTACGCGCTACAACACCAGCCAGCTCAACACGATCGTTATCTAAGGATTGCAGCCTTGACTTGATGTCCTTAAATTTCTCTATCAAGTctatttccaattcttctgTGCGTTCATTTAATGATGTGATGGTAGAACTAGAAGAGTATGAAGATTAGACAAAAGACCGCTGTTATCCCATCTGCGTCTTTGAACTCACAATGTCATTGCGTTCAATGCAATGTTCAAAGACATTTTTTGTGTCATGACGGTGTCTCTGAACAGTTGAACCTCTTTATCTTTTAATGCCCAGGCCATTTGCTTCCAGGCTCGAACTTGAATGGTCCCATCTCTCGAGGTCTGGGTGAAACCCTGTAACAAAGTCGTAAACTCGTCGAATACATTCAAGCAGTTCTCCAACGGCGCTTTTAGGCTGGCACAGAGGTTTGGACTACCTGACAGCCTATCCTGGACATTTGTGATATGCGCAAGAATCTCATACAAGGCTCTCAAATCGGTCGAGAGCATGGCGATGTCCTTTGGGGCATTTTGAAGGGCGTCAATAAATTCGTATAGTCGCTTAGAGCCATGCAGTAACGCACCTATAATGCCGACGACACTCGCTGTCACAGAGAGCGGATCAGACATTGCAGAAACGTTGATTTCGGAAGTAAATGCTGGGGGTTCGTGGGGAAGATTTACTTACCGTTTGTTATTTCATTTTCAAGCCTCAGATATGGTTTAGTAGGTATTTAGCTTACTAGAATAATATGCAAAATGACTCGTAATTGATCTGCTTCCTATTGGCTGTTGGTCATAAACGTCTCGCAGTCTGCCTTGTTGGGGCCGCCTGATCTGCGGCCGGGAGCCTCGCTGAGATTCTTGTTGGGTCTTTATGCATAAACGACTGATTACAGGAATATCGTAATCTTACGCAAAACCCCTCATTTTCTCCTTGCTGACCTCGCACAACATCGACAAAATGGAAGTGACTGGTCTTGCCGTTGGAGTTATCGGGCTTGCTAGTCTCTTTGGCGTTTGTCTAGACTCACTTTCCAGATTTCAGTCTTACCGCGAGTCGGATTCCGAAAACCATGTATTGGATACGCGTTTCAGAGCGGTCTGTCGCAGTCAAGAGGCAAGCGATTGAAATGGGCACTTGGGGGCAAGGTGAGTCGCAATGAGCAGGTCGATAACTTCGAGAAACTCGTACAGCAGCTTTACAATTTCATTCCACCAGAGGAAAAAAGCCAAAGTTATGAAGGGCTGGAGAGCACAGCATGGGTACAGGGTATTCGCCAAATGCTaaccaagatcgaggaggGGATAAAGTGTAAGTGATGTGTCCCATACTTTCAGCCTTAACCCGAAGTATTGTTTAGCTAACAGAAAGAAGCTGAAACGCAGCGCGATGTACTCGCATAGTTGGGAAAATCACCTACAAGCGACAAATACGAGGATATATTCAGTAAACGAGTCGACACAACATACGAGTGGATATTTGAAAGACCTACTTTCAAGTCGTGACTCTCACCAGCGGGTTCAACTAAGCCAAGCGTGCTGCGGATCAACGGCCCTGTAGGCTTTGGAAAGACGGTTTTGTGTGCCCATATTGTTCGGTATCTATCTGGCGCTCTCGATACACCTGTAGCACATTTCTTTTTCACATCTGATCATGTAAGCCGAGAAGATCCATTCTCTGCTCTGCGATCATGGCAGTGTCAGGTTGCAGCTAAGAGTAAGGATGCTTTCGAATGCATTCATCACGTCTGGGAAAATGACTCTTCCGAGAGGGCTTCTCGACAAGCTCTTGTTAACATATTCAATGAAATAGCCACTGCAGTACTAGGATGCGTGTTCATCGCGGACGGGTTGGATGAATGCTCCCAGTTGGGGAATGGTGACGCATCGGTTGCCAGGTTCTTACGAGATATCATGAATGCCGTAGAAGGCACCGACGTTAAACTTCTGCTTGTTAGTCGAGACGAGCCAGAAATCAGAGAAGCCCTCGAAGAGAATAAAGATATCCTTTCGGAATATAAGATCGGTAaggatgatgttgaggctgataCGGCAGCCTCCTCGCAATCGGTTGTTGATAAAAAGCTCTCCAATAAGAGCCAAGACCTACGGTCAGCTATCTCAGAGGCCATGGCAGTTCGATGTCAAGACCAGTTTCTGTGGATTAAGATGCAAGAGGAGTTTTTGCGGAATGAAATGAGCAAGAAACGACTACATGAAGTGGTGGAGAATATGCCTCCTGGTCTTCATCACCTCTACTATCACAACTGGAATAGAATCGTGAATATGTCTGATTGGGACCGAGATCGAACCTTTGTCCTTCTACGTTTGACTTTATTCACATTCCGGCCTCTTACTGTCTACACGGTGACCGAAGCTGTTCTAATCACTCAGTTTCAAGAACTTGACCCTGACGAGTACCCCGAGCGTGTCAAAGACAAGTATATCAGAACCGAGGTAATAGGACTCTGTGGTCCCCTCCTGGAAGTCCATGATCACCCACAGCATCCATCACCCAGAAATCGGACACTTCATATACCGCATTTCTCCGTGCGCCAATATCTTGTTGAAAATCTGCCAGCACCCGCATGGATGCAGGCAAACGACGTACTGAACAAGAAATACGAAAGTCTACACCACACAGCTATAGCACGAGCCTGTGTTCAGTATTTGAGTTTGCCGCAAATTTGGGAAAAGGATGGTCAACCATGTCTGTGTGTTGGAGCATTCCTTGTCTATGCCACTCACAATTGGATGCACCATGCCAGACTGGGCTTGATGGATCCGTCACTTCTTGAACTTTCGAAAGGGTTTCTGCTACAAGATAAGGCTCAATTCAAGTCCTTAATTAACTAACTTGCGGACCCCGAGGATATAAGCTTGGCTAAGAAATCAGTCTTTCAGCCGCAACTTCGCCCTTTTGAATATGTGCTTTACGGAGGATGGATAAACATGGCAGATCATCTTattgacgatgctgatgtCAATGAGATTGGTGCTCTCGGGCGATCACCTATCTTTTCAGCCTGCCATTCTGGCTCCGCAGAAACAGTCAATTTGCTTATTCGACGTGGCGCTGACTTGAGCATTACTGATTCCCTAGGATTGACATGCCTTCATTTAGCAACCGCCTGTGGTTTTGAAAATATTGTTAGGATCTTGGTGGAGTCAAAAGTTGAGTTGTCACCACAGGATCATACAGGCCGTACACCATTACATCTTGCTTCAACAAGAGGCCACATCAAGTGTTACCAATATTTACTCCAGCGAGGAGCCGATGTCAATATTAGAGATAAATGGGGTGGTAATGTTGTACACTACGCATGTATTCACGGCCAGGCTGAGCTAGTAAGGTTCATCTTCGGAAATGCGCCCGACAATTTTGCAACCGATCATTATTACAGATTAGGCTCGCCACTCATTGTTGCAAGTCATTATGGCGATGTCGATATGGCAAAGCTTCTTTTTGAGCATGGGGCAGTGTCGTCCTTGTTTATTACCGACACCCTTGGTAACCTACCACTTCATTATGCAGCATCTTATGGCCATGCTGAACTTTTAGAACTATTCCTAGAGCATGGTGGGGAAAGGACACTGTCTGTTTCGAATTCGGCTGGCATCACGGCACTTCATCTTGCCTGTGGTGCGAGAGAGCGCAATAGAACTatcagtcttcttcttcgcccaGGAGTTGAACAGTCGCTACTGACGGGAGACGAGGAGGGGGACACACCACTATATGTGGCGTCTGCAGCAGGATACGCCAGTTTTGTCAAGTTAATGCTTCAGTACTCAGAGCCAGAGCACCAACGTCTCCTAGAAATGAGGAACAGGAACCTCGAGACGCCTTTGTTTGTTGCGTCATACAACGGGCATACCGAGGTAGTGAAGATACTACTAGAGCATGGAGCAGAAACTACTCTTCATGTCCTCAACTCTCACAACATTAGTCCTTTATGGGCAGCATCATTTAATGGCTCTAGCGAAATTGTCAAAGAACTACTCTACCACTGGGCAGGAAAGACCATTACAACTGCTGGTTTAGGAGGTGAAACGCCGTTACATGCCGCCACGACCGAGAACCATGCCGAAGTAttgaagcttcttctggagGTCCCTGCTGTCCCCGTTAATCAAAGGACTACTTATGGCTTCACGGCTCTATTCATCGCCTCAAGAAATGGATATCACGACATGGTAGAGTTACTGCTCTCTGCGGATTCGATTGATATAGACAGCGAAAGCTGGCTGGGCTTGAGTCCCTTATTTACGGCTGTGGCT
This genomic stretch from Fusarium oxysporum f. sp. lycopersici 4287 chromosome 5, whole genome shotgun sequence harbors:
- a CDS encoding hypothetical protein (At least one base has a quality score < 10) translates to MEVTGLAVGISVLPRVGFRKPCIGYAFQSGLSQSRGKRLKWALGGKVSRNEQVDNFEKLVQQLYNFIPPEEKSQSYEGLESTAWVQGIRQMLTKIEEGIKSGSTKPSVLRINGPVGFGKTVLCAHIVRYLSGALDTPVAHFFFTSDHVSREDPFSALRSWQCQVAAKSKDAFECIHHVWENDSSERASRQALVNIFNEIATAVLGCVFIADGLDECSQLGNGDASVARFLRDIMNAVEGTDVKLLLVSRDEPEIREALEENKDILSEYKIGKDDVEADTAASSQSVVDKKLSNKSQDLRSAISEAMAVRCQDQFLWIKMQEEFLRNEMSKKRLHEVVENMPPGLHHLYYHNWNRIVNMSDWDRDRTFVLLRLTLFTFRPLTVYTVTEAVLITQFQELDPDEYPERVKDKYIRTEVIGLCGPLLEVHDHPQHPSPRNRTLHIPHFSVRQYLVENLPAPAWMQANDVLNKKYESLHHTAIARACVQYLSLPQIWEKDGQPCLCVGAFLVYATHNWMHHARLGLMDPSLLELSKGFLLQDKAQFKSLIN
- a CDS encoding hypothetical protein (At least one base has a quality score < 10) encodes the protein MADHLIDDADVNEIGALGRSPIFSACHSGSAETVNLLIRRGADLSITDSLGLTCLHLATACGFENIVRILVESKVELSPQDHTGRTPLHLASTRGHIKCYQYLLQRGADVNIRDKWGGNVVHYACIHGQAELVRFIFGNAPDNFATDHYYRLGSPLIVASHYGDVDMAKLLFEHGAVSSLFITDTLGNLPLHYAASYGHAELLELFLEHGGERTLSVSNSAGITALHLACGARERNRTISLLLRPGVEQSLLTGDEEGDTPLYVASAAGYASFVKLMLQYSEPEHQRLLEMRNRNLETPLFVASYNGHTEVVKILLEHGAETTLHVLNSHNISPLWAASFNGSSEIVKELLYHWAGKTITTAGLGGETPLHAATTENHAEVLKLLLEVPAVPVNQRTTYGFTALFIASRNGYHDMVELLLSADSIDIDSESWLGLSPLFTAVANGHLEVAKLLLSKGAHLQPSVSIGGDLLWWARRSNKPDLIQLLKIQEALISTASGSCSPLLGPFTNLEPLSRDAGTLDFTPGAFWCYVCTLGVRDDQEFHCVECSDSYMFLCPECFSRGF